In the Arachis ipaensis cultivar K30076 chromosome B10, Araip1.1, whole genome shotgun sequence genome, one interval contains:
- the LOC107622383 gene encoding uncharacterized protein LOC107622383, whose amino-acid sequence MDTQKSQPETHSTAPSATSCRKKKSEEATFLQDVKDHIDEFIHASMEEHKTCFQKTVQKMFGLSKVVAERNADATKEVESSLPLQTIVQD is encoded by the exons ATGGACACACAGAAAAGCCAACCTGAAACACATTCAACTGCACCATCAGCTACGTCATGTCGAAAGAAGAAGAGCGAAGAAGCAACATTCTTGCAGGATGTGAAGGATCACATTGACGAGTTCATTCATGCTTCGATGGAAGAACACAAAACTTGCTTTCAGAAAACAGTTCAGAAG ATGTTTGGCTTATCCAAGGTTGTTGCGGAAAGGAACGCTGATGCTACCAAAGAAGTTGAAAGCTCTCTGCCTCTTCAGACAATCGTACAAGATTAG
- the LOC107622381 gene encoding putative DEAD-box ATP-dependent RNA helicase 29 (The sequence of the model RefSeq protein was modified relative to this genomic sequence to represent the inferred CDS: added 67 bases not found in genome assembly): MGGEKKRIEKQKKKSKSSGGFESLNLNPNVFKAIKRKGYKVPTPIQRKTMPLILSGHDVVAMARTGSGKTAAFLVPMLHRLNQHVPQSGVRALILSPTRDLALQTLKFTKELGHFTDLRVSLLVGGDSMESQFEELAQSPDIIIATPGRLMHHLSEVDDMSLRTVEYVVFDEADCLFGMGFAEQLHQILSQLGENRQTLLFSATMPSALAEFAKAGLRDPQLVRLDLETKISPDLKTVFFTLRQEEKYAALLYLVRERIGSDQQTLIFVSTKHHVEFLNILFREEGIEPSVCYGDMDQDARKIHVSRFRSRKTMLLIVTDVAARGIDIPLLDNVINWDFPPKPKIFVHRVGRAARAGRTGTAYSFVTSEDMAYLLDLHLFLSKPIKAAPTEEEVLQNMTGVMSKIEQAMANGETVYGRFPQTVLDLVSDRVREIIDTNAELESLQRTCNNAFRLYMKTKPLPSKESIRRVKDLPREGLHPMFKNVLETGELMALAFSEHLKKFRPKQTILEAEGEAAKSKHVQGPSGQWVDVMKRKRAIHENIINLVHEQQSKSTVEKEEIQPEDIPSTGKGRTASGSKRKQQCFMDEEYYISSVPKNQHMEAGLSVKANEEFAANRLDSAVLDLVADDSTGIQKQRSVYHWDKRSKKYIKLNNGDRVAANGKIKTESGAKTKATKTGIYKKWKERSHTKVSLKGTNNDGNAQESTSFKGSYRGRGRNFKGGSKRQQSMPNSHVRSEIKEFDQIRKERQKKADRISHLKSKSAKGKKFGKNGKKRRAK, translated from the exons CCCACTCCAATTCAAAGGAAGACGATGCCTCTCATCCTCTCCGGCCACGACGTCGTCGCCATGGCCCGCACTGGTTCCGGCAAAACGGCAGCGTTTCTTGTCCCAATGCTCCACCGCCTCAACCAGCATGTCCCTCAGTCCGGTGTTAGAGCCCTCATATTGTCCCCTACAAGGGACTTGGCTCTTCAAACCCTAAAATTCACCAAAGAGCTTGGTCACTTCACTGATCTTAGGGTTAGTTTGTTAGTTGGCGGTGACAGCATGGAGAGCCAGTTTGAGGAACTGGCTCAGAGCCCTGACATTATAATTGCCACACCTGGTAGGCTTATGCACCATTTGTCTGAGGTAGATGACATGTCGTTGCGTACCGTTGAGTATGTTGTTTTTGATGAGGCTGATTGTTTGTTTGGGATGGGTTTTGCTGAGCAGTTGCACCAGATTCTTTCGCAGCTCGGCGAGAATCGCCAGACGCTGTTATTTAGCGCTACTATGCCCAGCGCGCTCGCAGAGTTTGCGAAGGCCGGCCTGCGAGATCCTCAGCTTGTGAGGCTTGATTTGGAGACTAAAATTAGCCCTGATTTGAAGACTGTGTTTTTTACTTTGAGACAGGAAGAGAAGTATGCTGCATTGTTGTATTTGGTTAGGGAAAGGATTGGTTCGGATCAGCAGACATTGATTTTTGTATCCACAAAACACCATGTTGAGTTTTTGAATATACTGTTTAGAGAAGAAGGGATTGAACCATCTGTGTGTTATGGTGACATGGATCAAGATGCCCGAAAAATACATGTATCAAGGTTTAGGTCGAGGAAGACGATGCTGTTGATTGTGACAGATGTTGCAGCTCGTGGCATTGATATTCCGTTGCTTGATAATGTTATCAATTGGGACTTCCCACCAAAGCCCAAGATATTCGTTCATCGTGTTGGAAGGGCTGCGAGGGCTGGCCGTACTGGCACTGCTTATTCCTTTGTGACATCGGAGGATATGGCTTACCTATTGGATCTTCATTTGTTTCTGTCGAAGCCGATAAAAGCTGCTCCCACCGAAGAAGAGGTCTTGCAGAATATGACTGGAGTAATGTCGAAAATTGAACAGGCAATGGCAAATGGAGAAACTGTTTATGGCCGATTCCCTCAAACAGTCCTTGACCTTGTTTCAGATAGAGTTAGGGAAATTATTGACACTAATGCAGAATTGGAGTCATTGCAGAGAACCTGTAACAATGCATTCCGTTTATATATGAAGACGAAACCCTTACCATCCAAGGAGTCTATTCGAAGAGTAAAGGATTTGCCACGTGAGGGTCTGCATCCGATGTTCAAGAATGTATTGGAAACTGGGGAGTTAATGGCCCTTGCATTTTCAGAGCATTTGAAAAAGTTTAG GCCAAAGCAGACTATCTTGGAAGCTGAAGGGGAAGCAGCTAAATCAAAGCATGTACAG GGTCCTTCCGGTCAATGGGTTGATGTGATGAAAAGGAAGAGAGCCATTCATGAGAATATTATAAATTTGGTTCATGAACAGCAGTCTAAAAGTACTGTGGAAAAG GAGGAAATTCAACCAGAAGATATTCCTTCCACTGGAAAAGGG AGAA CAGCATCTGGTTCTAAGAGAAAGCAACAGTGTTTCATGGATGAGGAATACTATATAAGTTCAGTACCTAAAAATCAA CACATGGAGGCTGGCCTTTCTGTGAAAGCTAATGAAGAATTTGCCGCAAACAG ATTGGATTCTGCTGTTTTAGATCTGGTTGCAGATGATAGTACTGGCATTCAGAAACAAAGATCTGTATATCACTGGGATAAG AGGAGTAAAAAGTACATCAAGTTAAATAATGGTGACCGTGTTGCAGCAAATGGAAAG ATAAAGACAGAGAGTGGTGCAAAAACAAAGGCCACCAAGACAGGCATATATAAGAAGTGGAAAGAGCGCTCACACACTAAGGTATCTCTTAAGGGGACAAATAATGATGGTAATGCTCAAGAATCCACGAGTTTTAAAG GATCTTACAGAGGAAGAGGTAGGAATTTCAAAGGCGGCAGTAAGAGGCAGCAATCAATGCCCAATTCTCATGTTCGTTCAGAGATCAAAGAATTTGATCAAATTCGAAAGGAGAGGCAGAAAAAGGCAGACAGGATTTCAca